DNA sequence from the bacterium genome:
GACCCGCGCGAGCAGCGGCGCATGATGGGCGAGTCGCTCGACGTCATCCTGCGCCTGCTGCGCGGCGAGGTCGTCACCGAGAAGACCGACCGCTTCGAGCTGCGCGAGGCGAAGCTGCACATCTCGCCGTTCTCGCGCCCCCACCTCGAGGTCGCCGTCGCCGCCTCGGTGACGCCGTCGGGCCCGCGCACCGCCGGCCGCTACGGCATCTCCATGCTCTCCCCCGCCGCCACCACCTCGGGCGGCTTCAATGCGCTCCAGTACCACTGGGGCATGGTCGAGGAGACGGCCGCGGAGCACGGCCAGGCGGTGTCGCGCGACCGCTGGCGTCTCGCCGGCTGGTGCCACGTCGCGGAGTCGCGCGAGCAGGCCCGCAAGGAGGTCCTCCAGGGCCTGCCGGCGTTCCTGCGCTACTTCCAGCAGGTCGTCGCCCTGCCCGGCATCCCCGAGACCGGCACGCCCGAGGAGTGTCTCGACGCCATGACCAACCTGGGCGTCGCCGTCGTCGGCACGCCCGACGACCTCGTGACACAGATCACGCGCCTCGAGGAGCAGTCGGGCGGCTTCGGCGCGTACCTCTCGATCGCCCACGACTGGGCGAGCCGCGAGGCGACGTGGCGCAGCTACGACCTCATCCAGCGCCACGTCGCGCCGCACTTCCAGGATGCGGGCACGTACGGCGCGCGCAGCGCGGACTGGGTGGGCGCGAACCGCGGCGCCCTCCTCGGCGCCGCCACCCAGGGCGTGCTCGAGGCGATCCAGAAGGACGCCGCGGAGCGCGCGGCGAAGGCGGGGTGACGCCGCCTCATCCCTCGTGCTGCCGCAAGCACTCGCCGAGCGCGGGGGCCGGCGTCCAGCCGCAGGCGCCGTCCGGCTGCCGCGCGCAGGTCGCGCTGCGGTAGCAGGCGAACGCCGGCGTCCACACGCACGCGCTCGCGACCGGCGCCTCGGCGCACACCTCGGCGTTGCAGCCGGAGACGAGGCAGCCGCCCGACGGCAGCGTGCTCGTCGTCGCCGCCGGCCGCGTCGTGCTCGTCGTCGTCACCGGCACGCAGCCGAGCCAGCCGCCGTCGGGCAGGCATTCGAGCAGGAGCTGATCGCGGTCGAGCGGTCGGTCGCAGGCGTCGAGGGCGACCGCACGGAAGCGGGTGCGGGTCTCGGGCGGCACCACGATCGCGGCCGGCGGCCCGCACGCGGTATCCGCGGGTGGCGGGGTGACGGCCGCGGCGAGGGCGGCATCGGGATACGAGGTCAGGCGCACCCGGCTCACCACATCGCCGGGACAGCCGTCGCCCGCGCGGGCGCGGCACACCTGCAACGAGAACTCGCAGCCCGCCCCACAGGCATGGGCGACGGCGCGCGTGGTCCGCGTCGGCGGGGTGACATGGACGCGCAGCGCGCACTCCGCGGCCCGGGCCGGCCGCACCAGCAGCCCGACCGCCGCGATCGTCGTGAGCATCAGCACGCAGGCACGAGACACCGCCAGAGGAGCCCTCCCGCCCGGCGCCGCCGGGTCGTCGGGTTCCTCCTACTCCGCGGCCGGGATCGCGCAAGCCGTGACCGCAGACAGCCACCGATCTAGACCCCTAGAACCCACGGGGCCACCCGTCACGACCCGGGCGGAACGGCGCCGCCATACCGACCGAGGCACGTCCGCAAGGCCTCGTCGATGATCCAGCCGCACTGCCCGTCCGCCTGGGGGGCGCAGGTCGCGCTCGAGAAGCAGACGAACGCCGGGAACCACCAGCAGACGCTCATCAGCGGCTCCTTGGCGCAGATCTCGCCGCTGCACCCGGTCACCACGCAACCGCCGACAGGGAGCGTGGTGGTGGTGGTCGTCGTCCCCGGGCACGGCGCGCTCTCCGGCCGACAGACGAGCACGAGGCGATCGCGGTCCAGCGGGCGTCCGTCGCGGTCGACGCTCGTCACCCGGATGCGGCGCCGCTCGCCGGGCCTGAGGACGACGGAGGTGCTCCCACCGCACCTGCCGTCCGTCTCCGGCACGGCCAGGCCGTCGGCCGGGGGCTGCAGGCGAACCCGCACCGCGCTCGCGGGCGGTGCGGCGCAGCCGTTCACGGCTCGACAGACGACCACGTCGAAGCGGCAGCGTCCCTCGCAGGCCGTCTGCACGACGCGGTTGCGGGTCGCGGCGGGCCTGGTCTGCAGGCTGACCGCGCACTCACGGTCGGCGTCGGCCAGGGCGAGGCCGCCATGCACGAGGACGGCAACCGGAAGGACCGCCAGACGCAGGACTCGCATACCCACCTCCTCGGCGGCTCATACCCGGACCGGACGTCGCTTGCCTAGGGTGCCGAGGGTCCCGCGGACACGCCGCGCGGCCGTCCGGCCAGCCACAGCCACCACGCCGGGGCGAGCGCCAGCACCATCACCCCGGTGTAGGTCTGCCAGACCGGCAGATAGCTGCCCGCCCGGTCGAACTCGAAGGCCGTCCACTGGTTGCCGATCAGCGTCGCGCCCATGCAGAACACCATCGCGACGCCGATGATCTCGCCGATGCGCCGCGGCCCGAAGATCTCGTGCAGGACCAGCGCCAGCACCGCGACGACGCCGCTGTTGACGATGCCATGGAACACCGCCCACGCGACCACCGCGTCGGGGCTGCGCAGCGTCCAGATGCCGAGCGCGGACAGCACGAGCCCGCCGACGTTCCAGCACAGCGCCGTGCGTGCGCTCGTGCGCTCGGCGATCCAGCCGAAGAGCGGCGCGCCGATCGCGCCCACGAGGATCTGGATCGACAGCAGCCGCGACGCCTCCGCCATGCTGCGCCCGCCGTCGGTCTGGAAGGCGTGGAAGTGCAGCTGGAGCGACGTGATGAAGGCGTAGATCAGCGCGTAGGTGAGGCATACCGCCCACAGCCGTGCATCCTTCCAGGGCATCGGCTCGTCCGGCCGGCCCGCCGCCGGCGCCGTGCGGCCGTCCTCGCGGCGCAGCGTCAGCGCGATCAGCACGGCGAGGAGCACGTAGGCCACCGCGAGGCCGCGTAGCGAGAAGCGCCAGCCGCCGATGCCGAGCAGCGACGCCGCGGCGAACGGCACCATGCTGTTCACGAGGTTGTCGCCGCCGTTGAGCACGCCGATGGCGACGCCGCGGTGCCGCTCGAACAGCCGCAGCACGAGCGCCGACGCCGCCACCGAGCCGATGCACGCCTGCCCCGGCCCCATCGCCACGTTCACGGCGACGAACTGCCAGTGCTCGGTCACCAGCGACGCCAGCGCGACGCACGTCCCGACCAGCAGCGCCCCGCCGGCCAGCACCACGCGGGCGCCGACCGCGTCGGCGAGCTTGCCGGCGACCGGCATCATCACGGTGATGGCGAGGATGCGCCCGGTCATCGCCCAGGCGAAGTCGGCGCGCTGCCAGCCGAAGTCGGCGACGATCGACTTCATCAGGACGGACACGGCGAGCGACGAGGCCGAGTGGGCGCTGACGGCCAGCACGCCGACCCCGAGCGCCGCCCAGGCGCGGCCCGACTCGCCGAGGAAGCGCGGCAACGGGCGCGCCGTCGCCTAGAAGAGGACTCGCGCGAGCACGCCGGGGAGCTTCCAGACGCTGCCGGTGGCCTCGAGCTCGGCCACGCGCGGCGCCACCGCCGCCGCCTTGGGCGCGTCCCAGAACCAGGTCGGATACGGCCACACCGTGAGCGGGCCGCGGATCACCGACTTGTCGACCCCCTCCAGCATGTACGTGTTGTGCACCCAGCCGAGGCCGCTCTGGATGTCGCGCAGCGTGGCGCTCTGGTGCCCGCCCCACGGCATGACGCCCCACGCGTAGCAGAGGGCCGGCCAATGGTTGATCGCGACCGTGCCGTAGCGCAGGCCGACGATCGCGCGATCGAGCGCCGCCGCCACCGGCGGCTGCGCCTCGCACTTCGGGTGGACGACGATCATCGCGTTGAGCGTGCCCCACAGGCGCTCGTTCATGAAATCGGTGGCCAGGTCGAGGAACGCAGCCGGATCGGTCGGCCCGAGCGGCGCCTCGCTGAGGAGCCCGCAGAACGGCTCGGTGCGGAAGAGCGGCTCGTCCGGATCGTTCGCGTCGAGGCCGCGCACGAGCGCCCATTGGAGCTTCGTGTCGCTGCCCGCGCCGAACTTCTCGGCCTCCGGATGCCGGCCGAGCAGCGTGCGGTAACGGTCGAACGCGCCCGGGTAGTACGCCTCGCGCGTCGGCGCCGCGGCCAGGCCCTCGGCGACGAGGTCGAGGAAGCGGTCACGCTGCGGCCAACCCTTCGCCGTGAGCAGCACCTTGGCGGCGTTGCAGTTGAACGAGCCGTTGTTCCACACCATCGACACGACGTTCTTCGCGACGAAGTGCAGCTCGGCGTCGGAGTACGTCCACGGCACGATCGCGACCGGGCTGACGTTGCCCAGCTCGGAGCTGATCGGCACGCGCAGCAGCGGCTCGTTGGTGGCGATGCGGCGATCGCGCTCCGGGCCCGGCGCGCCCCAGACGATGAGGTCGTGCGTGCGGTCGGAGCCGGTGATGTGCACGTCGCCGACGTCGGGATGATAGACGAGGTGCGCGCCGACCTCGGCGCCGCCGTAGACCACGCGCAGGTAGCCCGGGCGGATGAGCGGCTCGAGCGCGCGCTCGAGGAACGGGCCGACCCACTCGTTCACCGGATTCATCTTGAGGACGCAGGTGAGCCCCTCGACGAAGAGCTTCGAGGCGACGTCCATCGGCGGGATGCTCGACACGTTGCCCGCGCCGAGGATCACCGACACGCCGCCCTCGGGGTCCCGCTGGGCGTAGAACGACGCCTGCCGCGCGCGCGCGATCTCGGGCGTCACGCCGGGCTCCATCAGCGCGTAGCCGGTGAAGCCGCCGAAGGTGATCCCGTCGATCGTGCTCGCCGGGAAGAGGTCGATCTCGGTGCGACCGTCGGGCCGCACCCGCACCTTGCGGCCGAGCGGCGGCTTGCCCTCGCGGGCGATCGTCTCGAGGCTCTCCGCGAGGAGCCGGAACATGCGGATCGTCGCCGACGGCCCGCCGAGCCACTCCTCGGCCGGCGACGCGCCCCGCTGCGTCGCACCCTCGGCGACCCACGCCGGCGCCTCCGCGAGCAGGCGCGGGATGCAGTCGCGCACGAGCTGAGCCTTGGCCGCCGGCGCGAGCCGCGCGAACGCGGTCGCGGTCGCGCGGGTGGCGGCGACCGCCTCGTCCATCGTGCGCCGATCGGTCGACTTCCGGCTCGACGCATCGGCGCTCATCTTGAGGGAGGCACTCGACATGGCCGGGGGAAGATAGAGGGCCGCTCCGACGGGAACAACCCTCGCGCGGCCGCGGTTGCGCCGGAACCGGGGCGGCGCTACCCGGGCGGCCATGCCCGAGCCGGTCCTCGAGACGGTGGCCCGCCATCGCGTCCTGTTCGCCGACTGCGACCCCATGCGGGTCGTGTACTACGCCAACTACTTCCGCTTCTTCGAGATCGGGCGCGCCGAGCTGTGCCGCTCGCTCGGGCACGACTTCGGCTTCTACGTCGACCGCGGCCTCTACCTCGCCGTCACCGGCGCCTCCTGCCAGTACCGCCGCCCCGCCCGCTACGACGAGGTGCTCGACATCCGCGCCGCCATCGTCGACATGCGGCGCGCCCGGCTGAGCTTCGTCTACGCCATCCACCGCGACGGCGAGCTGCTGGTCGACGGCCGTACCGACCACGCCGTCCTCGACGACGCCGGCCGCCCGCAGCGCATCCCGGAGGCGTTCCGGCAGGTCGTGCTGGCGCGCATGCCGGGCGCCGCACAGCCCTGAGCGCCGGCCCAGCCTTCCGCGCCGCGCCGGCGGCGTGGTAGCCCGTGACACGATGCTCCGCGCGCTACCGGCCGTGCTCGCCCTCGCCGTCCTCGTGCTCGCGGCGCCCGCCGCCGCCCGCAAGCGTCCGCCCGCCTGCCCCGACGGCGGCTTCATCGTGACCGGCACGACGCTCACCGGACTCCCCGGCTCGAGCGACGGCGTCTTCGTCGTGGGCAAGCAGGTGCGGCTCGCGAGCGGCTGCGACGCGACCAAGCTCCGGCGCCGCAGCCGCGCCGCACGCGACCGCCTCGCGGCGCGCTGGAAGCGCTGCACCGCGGGCGACGCGGTCGTGAAGCGGGTACGCCTCCGCGCCCGCGTCGCGGCGCCGGCGTGCGATACCCTCGAGGGCACGGTGAAGGTGCGCGGCCGCAAGAAGATGCGCTTCACCGCGACACGCTCGCGCTGCGGCGACGGCGTCGTCGACGGCTCGGCGGGCGAGATCTGCGACGACGGCAACACCACGCCCTGCGACGGCTGCTCCGCCGACTGCACCAGCGCCGACACCTGCATCGCGGACTGCGCCGCGTACACCCGCCCCACCCTCGCGGTCGCCGCCTGCCCCGATCCGAACGTCGCCGCGCCGGCGGCGCTCGCCGGCTGCGGCGCCGGCGCCGGGCACCTCGGCGCCTGGGTGGTCGACGCCGACGGTCTCCCCGCCTACGACTTCGCCGTCGACCAGCGCTGCGACGCCGCCGCGCACGCGTTCTCGCCGCGCCCGACCCCGCTGCGCGATCCCATCCACGTCGTCGCCGACGGCCGCGGCACGATCGCCATGGCGCACGCGTCCGGCGCCGTCGAGCTGTACTCGCAGGACCGCGGCCACAAGTGGATCAACCGGGTCGACACCTGGACCGACCCCGAGAACCCGGGCTACCCGCCGCAGGTCGGCGGCGGCTTCTCCTACTACGGCGTCGACGACCGCGTCGGCTCGACGCGCTTCGAGGACCTGCCGATCGACGTCGCCACCGGCATGCAGGCGCGGCGCTTCGGCGTCGGCTACGTCGAGACGGTGACGCACGACGGCGCGCTCACGATCCGCCGTCGCACCTACGCGCCCGGCCTCGGCACGGCCGCGCTCGCCGTCGACGTCACCATCGAGAACGCCGGCGGTGCCGACGCCCAGATCGGGCTCGTCGAGCTGTGGGACGTGAACCTGCATCAGGTCTCGCTCGAGCTGCTGACGAGCGACGTGCTCATCCCCGGCACCACGGACGGCATCGCGCGCCGTCGCCGTGCGCAGGCCGCCGCCTTCACGCACGCGGCGACCTGGGACCCGGCAGCGCGCACCGCCGTCCTCACCACCGCCGCGAAGACGCTCCCCGGCGACGTGACGAGCCGCGACGACCCGTCCTTCGTCGACTTCTTCCCCGACCCCGTCTTCCTCGCCGTGCTCGACGACGGCCCCGCGCCCGATCGCGTCTGGCTCGCCGACGCCGAGCTGTGGCCCGACGGCACGCGCCGCCCGCCCGCGACCGTGCTCGCCGACGGCGACGGCGCCCCGGCTCGCACGCGCGCGCTCGACGGCGCCGGCCAACCGGCGGTGCTCGCACTGCGCGTGCCGGCGACGGTGCCGGCGGGCGGCCGCGTCACGCGCCGCTTCGCCTTCGGCCACACGCGCGGCGGCGCCGCCCCGGCCGCGTCCGTCGCCGCACTTCGTGCCGCCGGCCCGACCCTCGCCGCCGACACGGCCGCCGCCTGGCGGGATCGTCTCGTGTGGGCCGCCTTCCCCGGCCTTCCCGACGCGGCCACCATCCAGCGCGAGCTCGCGTGGGCCAGCTACGGTGCGCTCGCGAGCGTGTCGCAGGACGAGTACCGCGGCCGCCGCGTCCTCGGACAGGGCGGCGCGTACCGCTTCATCCACGGCCTCGACGGCGCCATGGGCGATCTCGCGCTCTTCGCCGAGGCGGTGGTCCTCGTCGATCCCGAGGTCGCACGCGACACGCTCGCCTATGCCTTCACGACCCAGCACGCCGCCGGCCAGACGAGGCCCGGCCGCTTCCCGTACGCCACCACCGGCGTCGGCCAGTTCAGCGACGTGATCATCTACGATCTGCGCAGCGACGCGTACTGGTTCCTGCCCTCCGCGCTCGGCACCTACGTCGGGCTGACGCGCGACCGCGCCTTCCTCGAGACGCCCCTGCCCTTCTGGCCGAAGCACGCCGGCGACACCGGCACGGTGCTCGAGCACGTCGCGCGCGGGCTCGACTTCGCGGAGCTGGAGAGCGTGCTCGGGTATGGCGCCCGCGGGCTCGTCGCCATGGGCACCAACGACTACGCCGACGGCGTCAACGCGCTGGCGCAGGAGCCGGTCACGCCGAACGGAACCTCGTCGGCCTACAACGCCGGCATGATCGCGCTCGGCTTTCCGCCCGCCGCCGACGTGATCGAGGCGATCGACCCCGAACTCGCCACGCGCATGCGCGCGATCGCCGACGGGCAGGCCGCTGCGCTCCGCAGCGAGGCGTGGACCGGCCGATACTTCCTGCGCGGCTTCGTC
Encoded proteins:
- a CDS encoding LLM class flavin-dependent oxidoreductase, with product MRFGVFMAPYHSPYESPTAHLERDRALIQWLDELGYDEAWIGEHHSAGYEIIASPELFIADVAARTRSIRLGTGVVSLPYHNPFMVAERMNLLDHLTRGRAMLGVGPGLLPSDAHMLGIDPREQRRMMGESLDVILRLLRGEVVTEKTDRFELREAKLHISPFSRPHLEVAVAASVTPSGPRTAGRYGISMLSPAATTSGGFNALQYHWGMVEETAAEHGQAVSRDRWRLAGWCHVAESREQARKEVLQGLPAFLRYFQQVVALPGIPETGTPEECLDAMTNLGVAVVGTPDDLVTQITRLEEQSGGFGAYLSIAHDWASREATWRSYDLIQRHVAPHFQDAGTYGARSADWVGANRGALLGAATQGVLEAIQKDAAERAAKAG
- a CDS encoding MFS transporter — encoded protein: MPRFLGESGRAWAALGVGVLAVSAHSASSLAVSVLMKSIVADFGWQRADFAWAMTGRILAITVMMPVAGKLADAVGARVVLAGGALLVGTCVALASLVTEHWQFVAVNVAMGPGQACIGSVAASALVLRLFERHRGVAIGVLNGGDNLVNSMVPFAAASLLGIGGWRFSLRGLAVAYVLLAVLIALTLRREDGRTAPAAGRPDEPMPWKDARLWAVCLTYALIYAFITSLQLHFHAFQTDGGRSMAEASRLLSIQILVGAIGAPLFGWIAERTSARTALCWNVGGLVLSALGIWTLRSPDAVVAWAVFHGIVNSGVVAVLALVLHEIFGPRRIGEIIGVAMVFCMGATLIGNQWTAFEFDRAGSYLPVWQTYTGVMVLALAPAWWLWLAGRPRGVSAGPSAP
- a CDS encoding aldehyde dehydrogenase family protein, whose amino-acid sequence is MSSASLKMSADASSRKSTDRRTMDEAVAATRATATAFARLAPAAKAQLVRDCIPRLLAEAPAWVAEGATQRGASPAEEWLGGPSATIRMFRLLAESLETIAREGKPPLGRKVRVRPDGRTEIDLFPASTIDGITFGGFTGYALMEPGVTPEIARARQASFYAQRDPEGGVSVILGAGNVSSIPPMDVASKLFVEGLTCVLKMNPVNEWVGPFLERALEPLIRPGYLRVVYGGAEVGAHLVYHPDVGDVHITGSDRTHDLIVWGAPGPERDRRIATNEPLLRVPISSELGNVSPVAIVPWTYSDAELHFVAKNVVSMVWNNGSFNCNAAKVLLTAKGWPQRDRFLDLVAEGLAAAPTREAYYPGAFDRYRTLLGRHPEAEKFGAGSDTKLQWALVRGLDANDPDEPLFRTEPFCGLLSEAPLGPTDPAAFLDLATDFMNERLWGTLNAMIVVHPKCEAQPPVAAALDRAIVGLRYGTVAINHWPALCYAWGVMPWGGHQSATLRDIQSGLGWVHNTYMLEGVDKSVIRGPLTVWPYPTWFWDAPKAAAVAPRVAELEATGSVWKLPGVLARVLF
- a CDS encoding acyl-CoA thioesterase is translated as MPEPVLETVARHRVLFADCDPMRVVYYANYFRFFEIGRAELCRSLGHDFGFYVDRGLYLAVTGASCQYRRPARYDEVLDIRAAIVDMRRARLSFVYAIHRDGELLVDGRTDHAVLDDAGRPQRIPEAFRQVVLARMPGAAQP